Proteins from one Pseudomonas bijieensis genomic window:
- the gspF gene encoding type II secretion system inner membrane protein GspF yields the protein MNRYRFEAADAQGKIESGHLEADSQGAAFNLLRSRGLTALQVQLERNTTQANGGGLFSAKLSDNDLAWATRQLASLLGASLPLEAALSATVEQAERKHIAQTLSAVRADVRSGMRLAEALAARPRDFPEIYRALIAAGEESGDLAQVMERLADYIEERNNLRGKILTAFIYPGVVGLVSIAIVIFLLSYVVPQVVSAFSQARQDLPGLTVAMLTASDFIRAWGWLCFGILAGGFWGWRMYLRNPQARLSWHARVLRLPLIGRFVLGLNTARFASTLAILGGAGVPLLRALEAARQTLSNDRLSLSVSDATAKVREGVNLAAALRVEKVFPPVLIHLIASGEKTGCLPPMLERAAQTLSRDIERRAMGMTALLEPLMIVVMGGVVLVIVMAVLLPIIEINQLVQ from the coding sequence ATGAATCGCTACCGTTTCGAGGCCGCCGACGCCCAGGGCAAGATCGAATCCGGACACTTGGAAGCCGACAGCCAGGGAGCCGCTTTCAACCTGTTACGCAGTCGCGGATTGACCGCGTTGCAGGTGCAGTTGGAGCGCAACACGACGCAGGCCAATGGCGGTGGACTATTCAGCGCCAAGCTATCGGACAACGACCTGGCCTGGGCCACCCGGCAACTGGCGAGCCTGCTGGGGGCGAGCCTGCCGTTGGAGGCGGCGTTGAGCGCCACGGTGGAGCAGGCCGAGCGCAAGCACATCGCCCAGACCCTCAGCGCAGTGCGCGCCGATGTGCGCAGCGGCATGCGTCTGGCCGAAGCCTTGGCTGCGCGGCCACGGGATTTTCCGGAAATCTACCGGGCGTTGATTGCCGCCGGAGAGGAGTCCGGCGACCTGGCCCAGGTCATGGAGCGATTGGCGGATTACATCGAGGAGCGCAACAACCTGCGGGGCAAGATCCTCACGGCGTTCATCTATCCGGGTGTAGTGGGGTTGGTGTCGATCGCCATTGTGATTTTCCTCCTCAGCTACGTCGTGCCGCAGGTGGTCAGCGCGTTTTCCCAGGCTCGGCAGGACCTGCCCGGATTGACCGTGGCGATGCTGACCGCCAGTGACTTCATCCGTGCCTGGGGCTGGCTGTGTTTCGGCATTTTGGCCGGTGGGTTCTGGGGTTGGCGGATGTATTTGCGCAACCCGCAGGCACGCTTGAGCTGGCACGCAAGGGTGTTGCGCCTGCCGCTGATCGGGCGTTTCGTGCTGGGCCTCAACACCGCGCGCTTTGCCTCGACCCTGGCGATTCTTGGCGGCGCCGGGGTGCCGTTGCTGCGGGCCCTGGAGGCGGCGCGCCAGACGCTGTCCAACGACCGCCTGAGCCTGAGTGTCAGCGATGCCACGGCCAAGGTCCGCGAAGGGGTCAACCTGGCCGCAGCGTTGCGGGTGGAAAAAGTCTTCCCGCCGGTGCTGATCCACCTGATCGCCAGTGGCGAGAAAACCGGCTGCCTGCCACCGATGCTCGAACGCGCCGCGCAAACCCTGTCCCGAGACATCGAACGCCGGGCCATGGGCATGACCGCGCTGCTGGAGCCGTTGATGATTGTGGTCATGGGCGGCGTGGTGCTGGTGATCGTCATGGCGGTGTTGTTGCCGATTATCGAGATCAACCAGTTGGTGCAATAG
- the gspE gene encoding type II secretion system ATPase GspE, with the protein MVLRQSAEGAVLMVCPSTPGWSISEVRRQFGEVRLERVRDEELDGLLNSAYADTGSAAAVVGAAENEVDLDRLMQDIPEITDLLDTQDGAPVIRMINALLTQAARDEASDIHIEPYESHSVVRYRVDGTLRDVVSPRKALHGALVSRIKIMAQLDIAEKRLPQDGRIALRVAGRPIDIRVSTVPTGHGERVVMRLLDKQAGRLQLETLGMDPDVLGKLDHLIRQPHGIVLVTGPTGSGKTTSLYAALARLDASVHNILTVEDPVEYDLPGISQIQVNAKIDMTFALALRAILRQDPDIIMIGEIRDLETAQIAVQASLTGHLVLATLHTNDAVSAINRLIDMGVEPFLLASSMLGVLAQRLVRRLCPQCKQPDPATPGTWRPVGCPSCNQTGYSGRTGIHELFCIDDDIRTLIHQGAGEQALRAAARQAGMFSMREDGERWVRSGATAPEEILRVTRDA; encoded by the coding sequence CTGGTGCTGCGTCAGTCCGCCGAAGGCGCGGTGCTAATGGTATGTCCCTCCACTCCGGGCTGGTCCATCAGTGAAGTGCGTCGCCAGTTTGGCGAGGTGCGGCTGGAGCGGGTGCGCGACGAGGAGCTCGACGGACTGCTCAACAGCGCCTACGCCGACACCGGCAGTGCCGCCGCCGTGGTGGGCGCGGCGGAAAACGAAGTCGATCTCGACCGGCTGATGCAGGACATCCCGGAAATCACCGACCTGCTGGACACCCAGGACGGCGCGCCAGTGATCCGCATGATCAACGCCTTGCTGACCCAGGCCGCACGGGACGAGGCCAGCGACATTCACATCGAACCCTACGAAAGCCATTCGGTGGTGCGCTATCGGGTCGACGGCACCCTGCGCGACGTGGTTTCGCCACGCAAGGCCCTGCACGGCGCGCTGGTGTCGCGGATCAAGATCATGGCCCAGCTCGACATCGCCGAAAAACGCCTGCCCCAGGACGGCCGCATTGCCTTGCGCGTGGCCGGACGTCCGATCGACATCCGGGTTTCGACGGTGCCCACCGGCCATGGCGAACGGGTGGTGATGCGCCTGCTGGACAAGCAGGCCGGGCGCCTGCAACTGGAAACCCTGGGCATGGACCCGGACGTGCTGGGCAAGCTCGACCACCTGATCCGCCAGCCCCACGGCATCGTGCTGGTCACCGGCCCCACCGGCAGTGGCAAGACCACCAGCCTCTACGCCGCCCTGGCCCGGCTGGACGCCAGCGTGCACAACATCCTCACCGTGGAAGACCCGGTGGAGTACGACCTGCCGGGTATCAGCCAGATCCAGGTCAACGCCAAGATCGACATGACTTTCGCCCTGGCCCTGCGCGCGATCCTGCGCCAGGACCCGGACATCATCATGATCGGTGAAATCCGCGACCTGGAGACCGCGCAAATCGCCGTGCAGGCGTCCCTCACCGGTCACTTGGTGCTGGCCACGCTGCACACTAACGATGCGGTGTCGGCCATCAACCGCCTGATCGACATGGGCGTCGAGCCGTTCCTGCTGGCCTCGTCGATGCTCGGCGTACTGGCCCAGCGCCTGGTCCGCAGGCTCTGCCCGCAGTGCAAACAGCCCGATCCGGCCACGCCTGGCACGTGGCGTCCGGTGGGCTGCCCGAGCTGCAACCAGACCGGCTACAGCGGGCGCACCGGCATCCACGAACTGTTCTGCATCGACGACGACATCCGCACGCTGATCCACCAGGGGGCAGGGGAGCAGGCCCTGCGCGCCGCCGCTCGCCAGGCCGGCATGTTCAGCATGCGCGAGGACGGTGAGCGCTGGGTGCGCAGCGGCGCCACCGCCCCTGAAGAAATCCTGCGCGTGACACGGGACGCCTGA
- the gspD gene encoding type II secretion system secretin GspD — protein MKGARYPRHWRKAAPLLLLALGACNSAPPASQPSLLVDSELGIPLGSTQRSGDALLDRQRAQDLRERKPAVRHQVDLTARAREPRSSAPVRTPLGDQPVTLNFVEADIQAVVRALSRSTGQQFLVDPRVKGNLTLVSEGQVPAHQAYDMLLAALRMQGFSVVDVGGVAQVVPEADAKLLGGPIYSADKPAGNGMLTRTFRLQYENAVNLIPVLRPIVSPNNPINAYPGNNTIVVTDYAENLSRVAQLIEGIDTPSAIDTDVVPVHNGIAVDIAQMVSDLLETQGGDQTQKINVIGDPRSNSIIIRAGSPERTELARNLIYKLDNAQNNPSNLHVVYLRNAQAGKLAQALRGLLTGESEGEGNDNSRSVLSGMGGNTNGQSGQGSSGDGTSSTTTSGSASSSGNGYTQGSNGSTTTSTNNEQGTAFSAGGVTIQADATTNTLLISAPDPLYRNLREVIDLLDQRRAQVVIESLIVEVGEDDASEFGVQWQTGNLGGSGVIGGVNLGGTGLNLNGKTSIDVLPQGLNLGVVNGTVDIPGIGKILDLKVLARALKSKGGTNVLSTPNLLTLDNEAASIFVGQTIPFVSGSYVTGGGGTSNNPFQTVTREEVGLKLNVRPQISEGGTVKLDIYQEVSSVDNRASSTTGIVTNKRAIDTSILLDDGQIMVLGGLLQDGYSQSNDAVPWLSTIPGIGALFRNERRQITKTNLMVFLRPYIIRDTAAGRGITLNRYDFMRRAQGLLQPDRSWALPDMQAPQLPASARAIPGGGARESASAQVGDQGGAGNGAGWTMSTVARELAPAGLRSRPETWRLGASGRSYSTCLGSLRNPAGASSLATGCMSVIEEASA, from the coding sequence ATGAAAGGGGCCAGATACCCACGTCATTGGCGCAAGGCTGCACCGTTGTTGTTGCTGGCGTTGGGTGCGTGCAACAGCGCGCCGCCCGCGTCGCAGCCATCGTTGCTGGTGGACAGCGAACTGGGCATTCCGCTGGGCAGTACCCAACGCAGTGGCGATGCACTGCTGGATCGCCAGCGGGCCCAGGACCTGCGTGAACGCAAGCCAGCGGTGCGGCATCAGGTCGATCTCACCGCCCGTGCCCGAGAGCCACGCAGCAGTGCGCCGGTACGCACGCCCCTGGGTGACCAACCGGTGACGCTGAATTTCGTCGAGGCGGATATCCAGGCAGTGGTGCGGGCCTTGTCCCGCTCCACCGGCCAGCAGTTCCTGGTGGACCCGCGGGTCAAGGGCAACCTGACGCTGGTTTCCGAAGGCCAGGTCCCGGCTCACCAGGCCTACGACATGCTGTTGGCGGCGTTGCGCATGCAAGGCTTCAGCGTGGTGGATGTCGGCGGCGTCGCCCAAGTGGTGCCAGAGGCCGACGCCAAGCTGCTGGGCGGGCCGATCTACAGCGCCGACAAACCGGCCGGCAACGGCATGCTGACCCGCACCTTCCGCCTGCAATACGAAAACGCGGTGAACCTGATCCCGGTGCTGCGCCCGATCGTGTCGCCGAACAACCCGATCAATGCCTACCCGGGCAACAACACCATTGTCGTCACCGACTACGCCGAGAACCTGTCACGGGTGGCGCAGCTCATCGAAGGCATCGACACCCCGAGTGCCATCGACACCGACGTGGTACCGGTCCACAACGGCATCGCCGTCGACATCGCGCAAATGGTCTCTGACCTGCTGGAGACCCAAGGCGGTGACCAGACCCAGAAGATCAACGTGATCGGCGACCCGCGCTCCAATTCCATCATCATTCGCGCGGGGAGCCCCGAGCGTACGGAACTGGCGCGCAACCTGATCTACAAGCTCGATAACGCCCAGAACAACCCGAGCAACCTGCATGTGGTGTACCTGCGCAACGCCCAGGCCGGCAAACTGGCCCAGGCCCTGCGCGGCTTGCTCACCGGGGAAAGCGAAGGCGAGGGCAACGACAACTCGCGCTCGGTGCTCAGTGGCATGGGTGGCAACACCAATGGCCAGAGCGGGCAGGGCAGCAGTGGCGATGGCACCAGTAGCACCACCACCAGCGGCAGTGCATCATCCAGCGGCAACGGTTACACCCAGGGCAGCAACGGTTCCACCACCACTTCGACGAATAACGAACAGGGCACCGCCTTCAGCGCTGGCGGCGTGACCATTCAGGCCGATGCCACCACCAACACCTTGCTGATCTCGGCGCCGGACCCGCTGTACCGCAACCTGCGGGAAGTCATCGACCTGCTGGACCAGCGCCGCGCCCAGGTGGTGATCGAGAGCCTGATCGTCGAGGTTGGCGAGGACGACGCCAGCGAATTCGGCGTGCAATGGCAGACCGGCAACCTCGGTGGCAGCGGGGTGATCGGCGGGGTCAACCTTGGTGGTACCGGGCTCAACCTCAACGGCAAGACCAGCATCGACGTGTTGCCCCAGGGCCTGAACCTTGGTGTGGTGAATGGCACGGTGGACATTCCCGGCATCGGCAAGATCCTCGACCTCAAGGTCCTGGCCCGGGCGCTGAAGAGCAAGGGCGGCACCAACGTGCTGTCGACGCCAAACCTGCTGACCCTGGACAACGAAGCGGCGAGCATTTTTGTCGGCCAGACCATTCCCTTCGTCAGCGGCAGCTACGTCACCGGTGGCGGTGGTACCAGCAACAACCCGTTCCAGACCGTGACCCGCGAGGAGGTGGGCTTGAAGCTCAATGTCCGGCCGCAGATTTCCGAGGGCGGTACGGTCAAGCTCGATATCTATCAGGAAGTCAGTAGCGTCGACAACCGCGCCTCGAGCACCACGGGGATTGTCACCAACAAGCGTGCCATCGACACCAGCATCCTGTTGGACGACGGGCAGATCATGGTCCTTGGCGGGTTGCTGCAGGATGGCTACAGCCAGAGCAACGACGCGGTGCCGTGGCTGTCGACCATCCCCGGTATCGGTGCGCTGTTTCGCAATGAGCGGCGACAGATCACCAAGACCAACCTGATGGTGTTCCTGCGGCCTTACATCATCCGCGACACGGCGGCGGGCCGTGGCATCACCCTCAACCGCTACGACTTCATGCGCCGCGCCCAGGGCCTGCTGCAACCGGATCGCAGCTGGGCGTTGCCGGACATGCAGGCGCCGCAACTGCCAGCCTCGGCCCGGGCGATCCCGGGGGGCGGCGCCCGTGAGTCTGCAAGCGCCCAGGTCGGTGATCAAGGCGGTGCCGGCAACGGAGCCGGTTGGACAATGAGTACCGTGGCGAGGGAGCTTGCTCCCGCTGGGCTGCGCAGCAGACCCGAAACCTGGCGCCTCGGTGCGTCAGGCAGATCGTATTCAACCTGTTTGGGGTCGCTGCGCAACCCAGCGGGAGCAAGCTCCCTCGCCACGGGGTGCATGTCAGTCATAGAGGAGGCGTCGGCATGA
- the gspM gene encoding type II secretion system protein GspM has product MNKHSLALAWGRWQTVRTRLRTFWQGLAVREQAAVALAALVLGGCLVWLALIQPPLKTIAYWQAETPKLRSQAEALEVLLRDVAGPAPGQPLEAALRQSLDASGLSQHYQLQTLGTELPNAWQLTFDKAPAEAVISWLLGNPRQFSLEVIEARLQRTPTDSDHLANPDNTAGTLSGTVRMDQAQGAKEAS; this is encoded by the coding sequence ATGAATAAGCACTCCCTGGCGCTGGCGTGGGGGCGCTGGCAAACCGTTCGCACGCGATTGCGCACGTTCTGGCAGGGACTTGCCGTGCGCGAACAAGCCGCCGTGGCCCTGGCTGCGTTGGTGTTGGGCGGTTGCCTGGTCTGGCTCGCCCTGATCCAGCCGCCGCTCAAGACCATCGCCTATTGGCAAGCCGAAACCCCGAAGCTGCGTTCACAGGCCGAAGCCCTCGAAGTGCTGTTGCGTGACGTCGCTGGGCCTGCACCAGGCCAGCCCCTCGAAGCCGCCTTGCGCCAGAGCCTGGACGCCAGTGGCTTGAGCCAGCACTACCAACTGCAAACGCTCGGCACCGAGCTCCCCAATGCCTGGCAGCTCACGTTCGACAAGGCCCCCGCCGAGGCTGTGATCAGCTGGCTGTTGGGCAACCCGCGGCAATTCTCCCTGGAAGTGATCGAGGCCCGCTTGCAGCGTACCCCGACCGATTCCGACCACCTCGCTAACCCCGACAACACCGCCGGCACACTGTCCGGAACCGTTCGCATGGATCAGGCGCAAGGCGCTAAGGAAGCTTCATGA
- the gspL gene encoding type II secretion system protein GspL yields MTRLRIALAPLGSLDLDSEMAFAWLDRQGQVREQGRGSLRALGQGAKNISVECFLHPRDSLLTRLELPLLPAARITAAVTCAAQALMLGASEQMQVAHSPRGTDGQVQIAWLDRESLAHLGRLAHQAGMKLRGLYPAAYALPVLSGPVACIEDGHLLVRHDLQYAVVQPLQEEALDEWLLEIGAGLHWVAEAPPQPSISTLADTQRWTGPAPGWGLHAGLSRNAVERGGWGRAAAICATALAVWVVGLNLYAAREAAQGQRLKVQMSQRVKQAFPELPVILNPLQQARQQIAARQSGAASDPAQRFSSLVQQAGSAMPFMSGNVQALVFENGELRLNVVAEAQKTTAEEDWKIPLAQAGIDVVAIDQGWTLRAATVGQDSQDAPDENPDADDE; encoded by the coding sequence ATGACGCGCTTGCGCATCGCCCTGGCACCGCTGGGCAGCCTGGATCTCGACAGCGAGATGGCCTTCGCCTGGCTGGATCGTCAGGGCCAGGTCCGCGAACAGGGCCGCGGCAGCCTGCGAGCATTGGGCCAAGGCGCCAAGAATATTTCGGTGGAATGCTTCCTTCATCCCCGCGACAGTTTGCTGACCCGCCTGGAGTTGCCACTGTTGCCAGCGGCCAGGATCACCGCAGCGGTGACGTGCGCGGCCCAGGCCCTGATGCTCGGTGCCAGCGAGCAGATGCAAGTGGCGCATAGTCCGCGTGGGACCGACGGGCAGGTACAAATCGCCTGGCTGGACCGTGAGTCGCTCGCCCACCTGGGCCGGCTTGCGCACCAGGCCGGCATGAAGCTGCGCGGCCTCTATCCGGCGGCCTACGCCTTGCCGGTGCTGTCGGGGCCGGTGGCCTGTATCGAGGACGGCCACCTGCTGGTGCGCCATGATCTTCAGTACGCTGTGGTGCAACCGTTGCAGGAAGAGGCGCTGGATGAATGGCTGCTGGAAATTGGGGCCGGGTTGCATTGGGTCGCAGAGGCGCCGCCGCAACCGTCGATCAGTACCTTGGCCGACACCCAGCGCTGGACTGGTCCGGCGCCGGGCTGGGGCTTGCATGCCGGTCTTTCACGCAATGCAGTCGAGCGCGGCGGTTGGGGCCGGGCGGCGGCAATCTGCGCGACAGCGCTGGCGGTCTGGGTGGTCGGGCTGAACCTCTACGCCGCCCGCGAAGCGGCCCAGGGCCAACGGCTCAAGGTGCAGATGAGCCAACGGGTGAAGCAGGCGTTTCCCGAGCTGCCGGTGATCCTCAACCCGTTGCAACAGGCGCGCCAGCAAATCGCTGCGCGCCAGAGCGGTGCGGCGAGCGACCCGGCCCAACGCTTCTCCAGCCTGGTGCAACAGGCGGGCAGCGCCATGCCTTTCATGAGCGGCAATGTCCAGGCACTGGTGTTCGAGAACGGTGAATTGCGCCTGAATGTCGTGGCCGAGGCGCAGAAAACCACCGCCGAAGAGGATTGGAAAATTCCCCTGGCCCAGGCTGGCATCGACGTCGTTGCCATCGACCAGGGCTGGACCCTGCGAGCGGCAACGGTCGGCCAGGACAGTCAGGACGCCCCCGACGAGAATCCGGACGCCGATGATGAATAA
- the gspK gene encoding type II secretion system minor pseudopilin GspK → MRTDSPLAAKQRGMAVISALLIAAVVAVIAGGMLTRQTLFTRSLEAEQLRVQGTARLQGGLQLSRQLLWDARQRDPLTRFGQPWAKPIVMPESGQIDTPFEGQLEDEQGKFNLRNLVANEQVDEEQVRAFERLCEQLGVAATVRRRIVERVVEAYPRLLNPQRVEQAPKGNTFDSGRDTSPQAANRALAPTRPMLRTLQDLRSVKGVTARLLETLAPYVTILPTNTWLNGNTASAPVLAAYVPGLSLQRAEALVRERDGGHWFINRGDFVNRLRMPELDTASVKVGITSDWFRLRGQARSGQRRVELEALLQRTEDRLPQVIWSRVGV, encoded by the coding sequence ATGCGAACGGATTCGCCCCTCGCGGCGAAGCAGCGCGGCATGGCGGTCATCAGTGCCTTGCTGATTGCCGCTGTGGTAGCGGTCATCGCTGGCGGCATGCTGACCCGCCAGACCCTGTTCACCCGCAGCCTGGAGGCCGAGCAGTTGCGCGTCCAGGGTACAGCGCGGTTGCAGGGCGGCCTGCAACTGAGTCGCCAGTTGCTCTGGGACGCCCGTCAGCGCGATCCACTGACGCGCTTCGGCCAACCCTGGGCGAAACCTATCGTGATGCCGGAATCAGGCCAGATCGACACGCCGTTCGAAGGCCAGCTGGAAGATGAGCAAGGCAAGTTCAACCTGCGCAACCTCGTCGCCAATGAACAGGTGGATGAGGAACAAGTGCGCGCCTTCGAACGCTTGTGCGAGCAGCTTGGGGTTGCTGCGACGGTCCGCAGGCGCATCGTCGAAAGGGTCGTCGAGGCTTATCCGCGCCTGTTGAATCCGCAGCGGGTGGAACAAGCGCCAAAGGGCAATACCTTCGACAGCGGCCGGGACACCTCGCCCCAGGCCGCCAACAGGGCGCTGGCGCCGACGCGCCCGATGCTGCGCACCTTGCAAGACCTGCGCAGCGTCAAGGGCGTCACGGCGCGGTTGCTGGAAACACTGGCGCCTTACGTGACGATCCTGCCGACCAACACTTGGCTCAATGGCAACACCGCCAGTGCTCCGGTGCTGGCCGCCTACGTGCCGGGGTTGTCGCTGCAACGGGCCGAGGCGCTGGTCCGGGAGCGCGACGGCGGTCACTGGTTTATCAATCGCGGCGATTTCGTCAATCGCCTGCGCATGCCGGAACTGGACACTGCCAGCGTCAAGGTCGGCATCACCAGCGACTGGTTCCGCCTGCGCGGCCAGGCGCGCAGCGGTCAGCGGCGGGTTGAACTGGAAGCTTTGCTGCAACGTACCGAGGACCGCTTGCCCCAGGTAATTTGGTCAAGGGTGGGCGTATGA
- the gspG gene encoding type II secretion system major pseudopilin GspG — MQIARYNARSQGPRGQLGFTLIEIMVVVVILGILAAMVVPKVLDRPDQARATAAKQDIGGLMQALKLYRLDHGSYPSMNQGLKVLVEKPADAKNSTWRSYLERLPNDPWGRPYNYLNPGANGEVDIFSLGADGQPDGDGVNADIGSWQL, encoded by the coding sequence ATGCAGATCGCCCGTTACAACGCCCGTTCCCAAGGCCCTCGCGGGCAACTGGGGTTCACCCTGATCGAAATCATGGTCGTGGTGGTGATTCTCGGCATTCTGGCGGCGATGGTGGTGCCCAAGGTCCTCGATCGTCCCGACCAGGCCCGGGCAACGGCGGCGAAACAGGACATTGGCGGCCTGATGCAAGCCTTGAAGCTGTATCGCCTGGACCACGGCAGTTACCCGAGCATGAACCAGGGCCTCAAGGTGCTGGTGGAAAAGCCGGCCGATGCGAAAAACAGCACCTGGCGCTCTTATCTGGAGCGCTTGCCCAACGACCCATGGGGCCGTCCTTATAACTACCTCAACCCCGGCGCCAACGGCGAAGTCGACATCTTTTCCCTGGGGGCCGACGGCCAGCCTGACGGCGACGGCGTGAATGCCGACATTGGCTCCTGGCAGTTGTAA
- the gspI gene encoding type II secretion system minor pseudopilin GspI, protein MPRPALQAGFTLIEVLVALAIIAVAMSAAVRVAAVMTQSNGLLRDKSIALLAARSQLAQLRLEGRFAQGSKVFECDQGRLLLRCEQNLRPAENGRMLRVELTVSDRSREAPPLARLETLVSREKP, encoded by the coding sequence ATGCCACGCCCTGCGCTACAAGCCGGCTTCACCCTGATCGAAGTGCTGGTGGCCCTGGCGATCATCGCCGTGGCCATGTCGGCCGCTGTGCGCGTGGCCGCAGTGATGACCCAGAGCAACGGCCTGCTGCGCGACAAATCCATCGCCTTGTTGGCCGCCCGCAGCCAACTGGCACAGTTGCGCTTGGAAGGACGGTTTGCCCAGGGTTCGAAAGTGTTCGAGTGTGACCAGGGGCGACTGTTGCTGCGTTGCGAACAGAACCTGCGCCCGGCGGAAAATGGTCGGATGTTGCGGGTTGAGCTGACCGTGTCGGACCGCAGTCGCGAAGCACCACCGTTGGCGCGATTGGAGACGTTGGTCAGCCGAGAGAAACCTTGA
- a CDS encoding type II secretion system protein N, with the protein MAFIERVSPAQIVQAVGLLAALAGVATWSSLLLTSAESRTPDVAPQRLAERSDNPALQWFSNQPAPVDIKVSGVMAGTRAPVAILSLNDGPPRSFLVGERVAQGVRLVAIEAQAVVIERGNEQTRLVLARLPDSVSLPSLWEQGLPAMKTTQSPKK; encoded by the coding sequence ATGGCGTTCATCGAGCGTGTGTCCCCGGCGCAAATCGTTCAGGCGGTGGGCCTGTTGGCGGCGTTGGCCGGGGTGGCGACCTGGTCTTCGCTGCTGCTGACATCGGCCGAGTCGCGCACGCCGGATGTCGCCCCGCAACGCCTGGCCGAGCGTTCCGATAACCCGGCGCTGCAATGGTTCTCCAACCAGCCGGCACCGGTGGACATCAAGGTCAGCGGCGTGATGGCCGGCACTCGCGCACCCGTGGCGATCCTCAGCCTCAACGACGGACCGCCGCGCAGTTTCCTGGTCGGTGAACGCGTGGCCCAAGGGGTACGGTTGGTGGCGATCGAGGCACAGGCGGTGGTGATCGAGCGGGGTAACGAGCAGACCCGGCTGGTCCTCGCCCGGTTGCCGGACTCAGTGAGTTTGCCTTCCCTGTGGGAGCAAGGTTTGCCCGCGATGAAGACGACGCAGTCTCCGAAGAAATGA
- the gspH gene encoding type II secretion system minor pseudopilin GspH, with protein MNLGKQRGFTLIELMVVLVIIGIASAAVSLSIKPDPLKLLRQDGERLVQLLQLAQTEARTDGRPITWRWDAKGFGFSRRSDQGAGLDRFKDDPQLHPRRWQSPSMEVRVEPRQRVVLNAEWIGEPLQIRLSDGQNSLTVQRSAAGRVQLQ; from the coding sequence ATGAACCTCGGCAAGCAACGCGGTTTCACCCTGATCGAACTGATGGTGGTGCTGGTGATCATCGGCATCGCCAGCGCCGCTGTGAGCCTGAGTATCAAGCCGGATCCGTTGAAGTTGCTGCGTCAGGATGGCGAACGGCTGGTGCAGCTGTTGCAACTGGCCCAGACCGAAGCGCGCACCGACGGGCGGCCGATTACCTGGCGCTGGGACGCCAAGGGCTTTGGCTTCAGTCGCCGCTCCGATCAAGGCGCCGGGTTGGATCGCTTCAAGGACGACCCGCAACTGCATCCACGGCGCTGGCAGAGCCCATCGATGGAGGTTCGCGTGGAGCCCAGGCAACGGGTGGTGTTGAATGCCGAATGGATCGGCGAACCCTTGCAGATCCGTCTGTCGGACGGCCAGAACAGTCTCACTGTGCAACGCAGTGCCGCCGGGCGGGTGCAACTCCAATGA
- a CDS encoding type II secretion system protein GspJ produces the protein MSTRQTGFTLLEVMVAILLMAVVSLIAWRGLDSVTRADSHLQASTEQTEALLRVLNQLERDVALRASIELSEPVKPDVDDQPSTAPPALTVRSTEGRGFRLDVIRVAAAREGELQRVRWWLKGDTLYRAQGQARDRYPLPAPGPGVAVLSDVSDAGLRFWDTEKGWRKLSGNRQENPMGIEVSLTRQTPQGVEEYRQVLGPLE, from the coding sequence ATGAGCACGCGGCAGACGGGTTTCACCTTGCTGGAAGTGATGGTGGCGATCCTGCTGATGGCGGTGGTCAGCCTGATCGCCTGGCGCGGGCTGGACAGCGTGACCCGTGCCGACAGCCACTTGCAGGCCAGTACCGAACAGACTGAAGCCTTACTGCGGGTGTTGAACCAACTGGAACGCGACGTCGCCTTGCGCGCCAGCATCGAACTGAGTGAACCGGTAAAACCCGACGTCGACGACCAGCCCTCGACCGCCCCGCCCGCCCTCACCGTGCGCAGCACTGAAGGCCGGGGGTTTCGCCTGGATGTGATCCGCGTGGCGGCGGCCCGGGAAGGCGAGTTGCAGCGAGTGCGCTGGTGGCTCAAAGGCGACACGCTTTACCGCGCCCAGGGCCAGGCTCGCGATCGCTACCCATTGCCAGCACCCGGCCCGGGCGTGGCCGTGCTCAGTGACGTCAGCGACGCCGGGCTACGGTTCTGGGACACGGAAAAAGGTTGGCGCAAGCTCAGCGGCAACCGTCAGGAAAACCCGATGGGCATCGAGGTCAGCCTGACCCGCCAGACACCTCAAGGCGTCGAGGAATATCGGCAAGTACTAGGGCCACTGGAATAA